The Lepeophtheirus salmonis chromosome 6, UVic_Lsal_1.4, whole genome shotgun sequence DNA window TTAATCTCAATTctcaagtactgtaaatccttcgtttaaaattattcattcaattttttggtatttttcttatacaagttctaacttgtacaaaattgcaacttgtacacaacatgtatattgaataaaaaaacacacttccTCTTGCTTAGTGTTTGAAATCCAATGATCGAGCTGTTGCAATTTGATTTGAACGAGAAAGTGCAAATTATTGTCCTTCAAAGGCTTCAAAGGAACCGTTTAACATCCGACACGACTTGACTGCAGATATACGGCGCTAGTATCGCggcaaaactttaaaaatattttaaacaatatttataattatgactgaaaacattattaaatgtggaaaatccaagctcaaagctaagtttatataaaaagaaaatgatgcaaagaataatttgaatttttggaaagaaattcgACTCactctttttgtttaaaatttgagatccttAATTGTACATCGCGAACTATCCTTACATATTGGTGAAGAGGCAAAAGCTGAAATCAGAAATACTGACGttatatatgacgtcattctaAGTGCTGGATGAGAAAGAAGTAATTAGTAAATAGTATACTAAATAGCAATGctgaaacagaaaatgaaatggGTTAAAGAATATAAGGAAATCTAAGTTTCACAACACTTGACTTATACATACTCAAAGTCATAGTCATACATCATATGAGCATACTTGATACTACTTGTGTGCGAATAATTAGATTTTCTACTGGAAATGTCGTTGTTCTAATCAATCAGTTTGGCACGTTTCCAAAATGGAGGAGGAAGACTTACCCTTCAAACATCGGATTTCCATGTCCAAAATTCGATGGATTCGAACCTATTTCCTGTCACTTTCCCTATTTCCTCTTCGAGTTCTGTCTGTTTTGATCTTTGTAATCCTCTATTGGATGGCTGCCTCCGTGACACTTCTTGGGAAAACAGAGAGCCCCATGGTCGGCTGGAGAAAGAAAGTGAAATGGATTGGGGTCCTGTTCGGAAGATTTGCATTTCGTTGCATGGGTCTTTTTCCCATAATCAAGGGAGAGCCTAATCCAGAAGCCCCTGTCTTTGTTTTAGCACCTCACTCTTCTTTCTTTGATGCTTTTGTCGTCTTTTGGTTGGGAGAGATCCCTTCCATAGTCAATCGCTACGAGAATCAGAATATTCCCTTTATCGGCAAATGCATACGTATGACTGAATCCATTTTTGTTACGAGAGAAGCCGCCAATTCACGTCAGCAAACAATGCAGGAAATCATATATCGAGTCAAAAACCCAGCCTGGCCAAAGTTGGCCCTTTTCCCAGAAGGGTCCACTTCCAACAGGAAAGCTTTAATGCCTTTCAAAAAGGGTGCTTTTGTTGCTGGTGCTCCAATACAGCCAGTTATTATTCGCTATCCAAATACTGTGGATACCGTGACATGGACGTGGGATCAATCCCATGGTACTAAAACAGTTGTTTGGCTCACGCTCTCCCAGATATATACCAAAGTTATAGTCGAGTTCTTACCCATTTATTACCCCTCTTCCAGTGAACAGAAGGATCCCATTCTCTTTGGAAATAATGTTCGTCAAGTCATGGCTGATGCACTCAATATCCCCGTCTGTCAAGATAGTTTTGAAGAAGTCAAAAGAAAATACgctcataaatataaatccaaaaaactGGATTAAcccttatacatattttaattttatcctttctctctctctagCTATACTGTAATATGATTGAACATGTATATCAGTAAATATGTTCAATCAATGATGATCTTTTATTAATGACTCAATGTAATATGTTGCTGTTTGtcttaatatgtacattttgcAGCTTAAACACTtccaaataagttaattttcagttgtttcaaaaaagtattattcatatCCAATCTCAAGAAGGCCACATGTACTTGCACATTACACAGTCATACTCtccaaatattatacaaaaatataatcacattTATAGCCTTATTTTAATTGTTCTCGAGCTTTATTTATTAGTCTAATTTGTTTCATAGTTCATTAAGTATAACAGGATACATAGATTCAAAGAACAAATACAATCGTAATTTCAATGAGAGTATCGGTTTGGATTGTCTCACTTCAATACATCTATTTTACTGCACAATAATCTTCCTTTATACCTAAAAATTCTAAAGCATTTTTGTATCGTATTTTCTCCTTTACATTCTCCTGGAGTTGATTAGACTCCTCGATTACTTTTCCAGGGTAGGCTGAATTAAATCCTGTTACTTCACCGAGTGGAAAAGGATAATCTGTTCCTAAAATAATGCgatcctaaaaataataaactgtgTCAAAGCCAAATTGATATAGGTGTAATATgcatattttgaacaattacTTCTCCAATAGTTTTGACCAAAAAATCCAATGCCGTGGTATCATGAACTAAGGAGTCTGTGTAAAATTTTCCAATGAATTTCCTTGGTGCTATATTTGTATCTGTTGCACATAAATCCGGACGCACGGCAAACCCATGATCAATTCTACCCAGAGTATATGGGAAAGATCCACCACCGTGagcaaaacatattttaagtcGAGGAAACCTTTCAAGTATGCCCCCCATCAGGAGTGATACTATAGCCGTGGCAGACTCTGCAGGCATACCTATATgcattcttttatattttttaaaattaggaaAAGAATATAATCAAAACTTGCCCACGAGCCAGGGTAACCAATATTTAGAGTTTCTTCCACCCATTTGCATATCCCAAGGGTGAATGAAGAGACAAGCATTCAAGTCCTCTGCTGTCTTAAATTCAAAACTTAACAGAAATTATGATACTAAATCAATTCATACTTTATAAATAGGGAAAAGCTCTGGACTATCTAAATTCCATTCACCAATGTGAGATCCAATCTGAAATCCTGGCATTTTTAACTCCGTCACTCCTCTTTTCATTTCCTCAATTGCTAAAAATAACTATCtacttaagtatttaaaaataaatgatatgttTGCATTAAATTATACCCAATTTTGGTGCTTGTGCCGGAATTGTTCCTAAAGCTACAAATCTTGTTGGATACTTTTGTACAGTACTTGCCAGGTTGTCATTGAGAAATCTAGAGAAATCTAATGTATGTTCAGGTTTTGCCTAGTTAAAATAACAGATTATGACTtcggtttttaaattttgcctCAATTACGAAATACCCAATAGTTAAACATAATGGGAACTGTGGAAAGTGCCTGAATGCTTATTCCATCTCTATTCATATCTTTAATTCTTATCTCCGGATCCCAACAGTTAGAATCCACACGTCTAAAAAATTTCCCATTTCGCATCATATCTGCTTTACCCTTCTCTTGGCATTTCTTGTGATCCATTTGTACCCAACCATCATATCCGTATTtctaatcatataaatatggatttaataATAGATGTAAGTTAAGATTATACCTCCTTGAGATTTGGCCAAGTTTCGggtaaaatatgattatgaatATCAATTTTCATTCCTTCTTTCTTCTCAGTCCAGTCagtaaaactaaattttatatagtTTCTATCCTTTAAGCATAAACATAATACTGACACATGATAGAGAGTTGGGATGTACAAAAGCAAAATAATAAGCCATTATGACGAGAAAAACtagattttataagaaaaaaaaatacataatattataatatattaacattgtAGGGGGGGACCAGAGATTCTTAACTCAATTACCCAGAGCTGGTTTAATTAAGACACGTCAAAATTTACCGCATCATACCTAAATATGTGtgctattgttttaaaatatttagagattATAGGATACTCAACTGTAGTTTTTCTACAAATGGCACGACCCTTCAAGTCTTGCAATTGTCCTATAGCCAGGGACAGTTACATCAGTTAAAATTGAGTTTGAGCTagaaaattagacaaaataatattatttgaagaataaatatctttactttttaagGTATTGAGTGATtaactttcaatttattataacaGATTAAGGcgtaataagatttattttattgatcacTGATCAGTTCTATAGAATACATAAATCCACTCCCACAACCCTATTCAGTGCCCTACCCTGGCTACAAATATGGTTACTGTCATGTGTaaacattgaatatataaaactagTGAAATGAATTTTGCAATGCTCATAGTGCCAACAATAtaggataataattaatagcaaAGGGTTACCTGGCGTTACTTCAGGCAAGAAGGGAGCGGGAAATGACATCGacaataatcaatattattccTCCTTAATTTTTAGATCCCTTCGGCGCgggcgagcattataatatatgtattattatttattacgaataaaaaataatgttat harbors:
- the LOC121120945 gene encoding lysophosphatidylcholine acyltransferase 2B encodes the protein MEEEDLPFKHRISMSKIRWIRTYFLSLSLFPLRVLSVLIFVILYWMAASVTLLGKTESPMVGWRKKVKWIGVLFGRFAFRCMGLFPIIKGEPNPEAPVFVLAPHSSFFDAFVVFWLGEIPSIVNRYENQNIPFIGKCIRMTESIFVTREAANSRQQTMQEIIYRVKNPAWPKLALFPEGSTSNRKALMPFKKGAFVAGAPIQPVIIRYPNTVDTVTWTWDQSHGTKTVVWLTLSQIYTKVIVEFLPIYYPSSSEQKDPILFGNNVRQVMADALNIPVCQDSFEEVKRKYAHKYKSKKLD
- the LOC121120944 gene encoding 2-amino-3-carboxymuconate-6-semialdehyde decarboxylase isoform X2, whose product is MKIDIHNHILPETWPNLKEKYGYDGWVQMDHKKCQEKGKADMMRNGKFFRRVDSNCWDPEIRIKDMNRDGISIQALSTVPIMFNYWAKPEHTLDFSRFLNDNLASTVQKYPTRFVALGTIPAQAPKLAIEEMKRGVTELKMPGFQIGSHIGEWNLDSPELFPIYKTAEDLNACLFIHPWDMQMGGRNSKYWLPWLVESATAIVSLLMGGILERFPRLKICFAHGGGSFPYTLGRIDHGFAVRPDLCATDTNIAPRKFIGKFYTDSLVHDTTALDFLVKTIGEDRIILGTDYPFPLGEVTGFNSAYPGKVIEESNQLQENVKEKIRYKNALEFLGIKEDYCAVK
- the LOC121120944 gene encoding 2-amino-3-carboxymuconate-6-semialdehyde decarboxylase isoform X1 translates to MKIDIHNHILPETWPNLKEKYGYDGWVQMDHKKCQEKGKADMMRNGKFFRRVDSNCWDPEIRIKDMNRDGISIQALSTVPIMFNYWAKPEHTLDFSRFLNDNLASTVQKYPTRFVALGTIPAQAPKLAIEEMKRGVTELKMPGFQIGSHIGEWNLDSPELFPIYKTAEDLNACLFIHPWDMQMGGRNSKYWLPWLVGMPAESATAIVSLLMGGILERFPRLKICFAHGGGSFPYTLGRIDHGFAVRPDLCATDTNIAPRKFIGKFYTDSLVHDTTALDFLVKTIGEDRIILGTDYPFPLGEVTGFNSAYPGKVIEESNQLQENVKEKIRYKNALEFLGIKEDYCAVK